A window of the Cannabis sativa cultivar Pink pepper isolate KNU-18-1 chromosome X, ASM2916894v1, whole genome shotgun sequence genome harbors these coding sequences:
- the LOC115702814 gene encoding uncharacterized protein LOC115702814, whose product MAPSKSQYHIRSNSFPTRPHPLFQQCDEHLCRLGASDATSSSSVSLKLSGLEDLHDSVEKLFQLPLTQQAFVQGRQEKWVDELVDGTLRVLDMCSAAKDAVLHTKECAREVQSIVRRRRGAEVLGLVGEVKKYMASRKVVKKAIRKALDNMKAGANYKSSSSNKESSAETMALISVLKEVEAVTLSIFESLLCFVSGPKSQTMMSGWSLVSKLVYKKKVSCDQDDDQADANEFAKADEALQCLMYHETAKFDNTTHIENVQNELHSLESCVQDFEERLERLFRRLIKTRVSLLNILNY is encoded by the coding sequence ATGGCTCCCTCCAAATCTCAGTACCATATTCGCTCTAACAGCTTTCCCACAAGACCACACCCTCTTTTCCAGCAATGCGACGAGCATTTGTGCCGGTTAGGAGCTTCCGATGCAACCTCTTCCTCTTCAGTAAGCCTGAAACTAAGTGGTCTTGAGGACTTGCATGATTCAGTTGAGAAGCTATTCCAACTACCTCTAACTCAACAAGCCTTTGTCCAAGGCCGTCAAGAGAAATGGGTAGACGAATTGGTCGACGGTACTCTGAGGGTCTTGGACATGTGCAGCGCAGCCAAAGATGCTGTGCTGCACACCAAAGAATGCGCACGAGAAGTTCAATCTATCGTGCGCAGAAGACGAGGTGCTGAAGTACTTGGCCTTGTTGGCGAGGTCAAGAAATACATGGCCTCAAGGAAAGTTGTGAAAAAGGCAATCCGTAAGGCGTTGGACAACATGAAGGCTGGTGCTAATTATAAATCTTCATCTTCCAACAAAGAAAGCAGTGCTGAAACCATGGCCTTAATTAGTGTTTTGAAAGAAGTTGAAGCAGTGACTCTTTCAATTTTTGAGTCCTTGTTGTGCTTTGTTTCTGGACCAAAGTCACAAACCATGATGAGTGGTTGGTCTTTGGTTTCCAAGCTTGTGTACAAGAAAAAAGTGAGTTGTGATCAGGATGATGATCAAGCCGATGCGAACGAATTCGCAAAGGCTGATGAAGCGTTGCAGTGCCTCATGTACCATGAGACTGCCAAGTTTGACAACACTACTCACATTGAGAATGTTCAGAACGAACTGCACAGTCTCGAGTCATGTGTTCAAGATTTTGAAGAGAGATTAGAGAGGTTGTTTAGGCGTTTAATCAAAACTAGAGTTTCCCTTCTCAACATCCTTAACTATTAG